From the genome of Candidatus Neomarinimicrobiota bacterium:
CATTCAGGTTCGGCGGCCGGAGAGAAAGCCGCTGATCCTGGTAATTCTTCCTCCGTATTTTCCGCGTATGGTTTTTATTTGGATGTCACCAGATTTATCTTACTAGACTCACTGTGTAAAGCGCTCCTCGTAAGGGATTGAACCAATTCCTATATCAGATTGATATGTGCACATATCAATATCATATGAATTTGGACTGAAATTATGGACTACGGAAAACAACCAAAGCTAGGTAATACACTGATATAAAAGGGTATAAGGAGTTTGAATGAATGGTTGGCATGTCAGTTGCGTTAGTATGAAGTGAATTTGAAAATGATTGTCTGGTTGAAAGGAGAATAAAAAATGAAACGGGTTATGAATCAAAGCAGACGCAGTCTCAGCCTTGTTGGAACTTTTGGTGTGTTGAGCCTGGCGGTGATCCTTCTGGCGCCGATCCCACAAGTGGGAGAAGCTGCTAGTTCCGGAACGCCTGATGAGCAGAACAAACGTCAACAGTATCGGATACAAATTTTTTCTGAAATTTTTGATGATCCCATTTTGGCCAATTTATATGCCCGGGCCACCGGGCTGCCTGGATATGCAGTGGCGGTAACCGTTGATTCTACTGGCGACACGGTTGATGTTGAAGTCGACCTTGAGCGGGAATTACAGCGTATGCGAGAAGAATTACGACGAGCACAGGAGGAATTAGAGCGACTCGATCCCGACGTACGTAAACAGATGGATATCGATCTGAACCAGATGGAACAGAATATGGAGCAGGCGCTTCAATCGCTGGAAGATCCGGAATTCATGCAAAAGATGGATAGTTTGAGTAACATCGACGTCCGGATAACGCGCCGGGATTCGCGCCCGTTTCTGGGGATTTCCGTTGCCGATCTGGATTTCAAGGATGCGTACGAACGCCATTACGATTATAACTATGGCGTGCTGGTCACCGGTGTAGTGGATGGAACGCCGGCAGACGAAGCCGGCCTTCGTAAGGGCGATATTATTATGGAATTTAACGGAGGCAAAGTGCGATATCGCGGCGTACTGAAGAATATGATAGACAGCAAAAATATAGGCGATAAAATCCGGGTGAAATACTTTAGGGATGAAGAAATTATTACCACCACACTGACTCTGGAGCCACGCGCTCCGCGTATTCCGGATTTGCCCCATTCAGAAGAGGCCGAAGGAGACGACGAATCGATGGATAAAGAAGACTGGGGTGAAGTCGATTGGGATGAAGATTGGGAAAGTGATTGGGACGGATTCCAGGAAGGTTTTCTTTCGAAAGGATACGGTGGTGGTGGCTGGATACCAGTGTATTCCATGGTGGATTTAGGCGATATCAACGGCGTAATTGGTGACCTGGGATTTACTCAATTACCGGAAAGCGGCATCCTGATGCATGGCGGTGGTGGTCAGGGTCCAATCGGTAAAGGCTGGTTCATCGGTGGGATGGGAGCGGGATACAGCTTTGACCGGAGAAATAACACCACCCATCGACGGATGAAGTTTTCAACTTCCTATGGCGGTGTCACACTGGATAAACGGTACCGGCCGACGGATAATTTTGTCATTGCTCCCGGACTGGTGCTTGGGGGGGCTGGCGTCGAGTTGGAGGTGGCCCAAACTCAGGGCGACGTTATCTGGGATAGCCTGGGAACAAATTTAACTGGTAGCGGCAATAGTTATCTCCACATGAAAAAGAATTATCTGCTGGTGAATCCACGGGTGACCTTCATGTACAGGTTTCTGCCATGGCTGGCGCTGCGAACTGAAGTTGGGTATGCTCTTGGCATGTCATTCAAGTCCGGCTGGGAAGCACAGATGGGTGGCGATACTTATGAAATAGAAGGGTCACCAAATAGTAATTTTTATCATGGTCCGATGATTAGCATCGGTCCCTGGTTTGGATTCTAATCACTTCTGGAATTGTTAATCTGATGGGATCTATAGAAGGAGAAAGTATCATGAAAACGATAAACGGACGGACCAAAAAGGGTCAAAGGCTTTTAAGGGCGACGGTGATGGTATTCTGTCTGATCTTTGTTGCCGCGATGAACCCGTTGGCAGGACAGACCATAATCGTCAAGTCCTCATCCGGGGATTTCGCCAATCAGCAGTCGGATATTAAACGTAAGGTTATCGGAAGCGATAGTTCAACCATTCGCATTGGCATTGAATCTTCTTCCGATGAGCGGCCGTTATTCGGTGTCTTTTTGGATGATCTGGACTTTGAGCAGGCGTATAAAATGCATTATGATTACACCTATGGTGTATTGGTGGACGGCGTGGTTTCCAGCGGTGCGGCGGAACAGGCCGGCCTCATGGAAAACGATATCATTATGGAATTCGATGGAAAAAAAGTTCAACATGAGGATCATTTGGTTCGCATGATTCGGAGTAAGCGCGTCGGAGATCCGGTCGAGGTAAAATATTTCCGGGATGGGCATGTCAAAACAACAAGCGCTATCTTGCAGGGCAAAGAGAGTAAGGAGCAACCAAAGCCCCAGAAATCCGAATTTTGGACGCGGGATGCGGGTAACGGCGGATTAACATTTTATGCCTCGTGGTACGAACCAGACCACGAGCCGATATCGCAGCTGCTGTCCGATATGGGGTTTTCGGATGTGCGGTCTGATCCGCCGGTTGGTGGCGGAGACCTGGGACTGCTGATGCGAGGATTCCATGTACAGTTTGAAGGCGATAACAACTGGCTCTGGGGATTCGACTTCAACGATTACGAAAGCAATCGCCGGGCCGCGACCAACGCAAACCGGAGGCTGGATTACGAATTCGGTTACTGGGGATTTACCATGGATAAACGGATCCCGATTATTCATCATCTGATACTGAGTGGCGGATTTACCGCCGGATTCGCGTCCTACGATCTCAAGATGTATGAGATGCAGGAAAACTATCGCTGGGGCGATCTGAACCAGCAGATGGCGAACTCGGTAAACAATTATATGCATTTGCAGAAAAAGTACCTCATGGGGCAGCCCCGGGCTTCAGCAATTGTGCGGTTCACGGACTGGCTTGGGGTCCGCGGTACCGTGGGATACATGCTTGGATACTCCTATCACACCCGGTGGAACGCCCATGTGGTGGATGATAATATCGAAGTGGAAAATTCTCCGGAAACCTCCATAAACGGATTAACCTATTCCGTGGGGCTCTGGTTCGATTTCTTCTAAAAGGACCCAGACTGAGCCCTGACTTACAACGTTCCAAGGATATGAAAAGCCGTCCCGGTGAGACCATCACTGGGACGGTCTGCATGAAGGCGGCACTCCTGGTAAAGAATCCGTTGGCAAACGGGTAAATCTTCATGATATTAATATGATTCAAATGAATAATTGTCACAGGTGGTGGCACGCCGGAAACCGGAAGAGTTAATCGCCGCAATGTTCGAAACCCTGGCACAAAAAGTAGCGACAACTGCAATTACCATTGGCTCCCTCTTTTTTACCTCCATCGCCGGGACAAACGCCATATTTAACAACCCGGAAGTGGATGTGAAAGGGAGTAAAATTACAGTCACTACCGAGCTCCGGGATTGCTACACCGAAGAGCTGGATCGGCTTTTTCAATCAGGGCAACCGGTGCGCTTTTACTTCCGGGTTTCCATTCGGGAAAACCAAAACGACAAAGTCCTGATTGTCAAAGATTTCTACCATCAGATTAAGTATAGCCTCGTCGACGGTTATTATCAGATTTACTTTTCCGAGACCGATGAAACTATTAACACGGTTACGCTGGAAGAAGCTCACCAGGAGATGGCATCTATAGATAATTATGAGGTGGTGGACGCCGAATTCCTGGACGGGAACAAGCGATACTATTTTCATATGACGGCCTATATGAAAAATATCCGGCTGCCGGGTATGCAGGAAGAAATAAACCTGATGAGCTACTGGAAAGGTGTCGAGCCAACCATTAAGTCGAACCCGTTTGATAAATCGGTCCTGGCGTTATGAGAAAACTGATCCCGTCGTTCCGTATGCAGATTATTCTGCTGGTGACTGTGCTACTGACGGCGTCAGTACTGGTCTTCAGGAGCTATTTCCTCGACAGTTTTCGCACCTACCAGTCCCAGATTGAATACCTGGAGCTGGAATCCAAGGTGAACACCATATACCAGGAATACAAAGACAATTTGTCTCAGGAGGAAGCGGAAGCCTTCAAGAACGAGGTGGAAAACCTCCTCATCGATGTACGACAGATTGAACTGGCCGGCGACTTCTTTGAACGGGAAATCCAGGTCTACTCCATCTTTATCTTTGTGTTCCTGATACTGACGGTGCTGATTATTTTTCTTATCTCCTTTGGACTCATTACCCGTCCACTGGCCCGATTGCAGGACGCGACCCGGGAACTCGCAGCCGGTAATCTGGATATTCAGGTGAAGGAAAGCCCGTTTTCTCCGATAAATGACCTCATTGTCTCCTTTAATGCGATGACCGATGAGCTCGTGGAGAACCGAAACAAGCTCCTGGAAGCCGAAAAGGAGATGATGTGGCGCGAAATGGCTCAGGTGATGGCGCATGAAATAAAAAATCCGCTGACACCGATCCGTCTTCAGACCCAGCGCCTGGAGAATAAATATCTGATGGGCAGCGAAGATTTAGACAAGGTGTTCAGTGAGGTCATGAATATCGTGAATGAGGAGGTGGATAATCTCCAGTCACTGGTGAATCAGTTCCGGGATTTTGCCAGGATGCCCTCGGCGAACTTTGAGGAGTATAGTCTGAAAGATCAGCTCCGTGAAATCGTAATGCCGTATGAAAATGAAGTCGAAATCGAATGCGATGTACAGGAGGATTTGCCCCTGTTCTACGGTGATAAAATGCAGATGAAGCAGGTGTTCGTGAATCTGGTGCAAAATGCTATCCAGTCCATGGACGGCCAAGCCGACGGTTACCTCACAATTCATGCGGAATATGCCGATCCGAATTTTTTAATTACCGTGGAAGACAACGGCAGCGGTATTACCGATGAAGATATGGAAAATATCTTTAAACCGTATTTCACCAAGAAGAAAAAAGGAACGGGACTCGGTTTAGCCATCGTAAAACGGATCGTCCAGAGCCACGAAGGGACAATTGAGGTGGACAGCGAACCGGGCGAAGGTACCAGATTTACAATCGAAATCGGCCTGTCGCCGGAAAGCCGGAAGAAGTACGGGAATATTGAAACTTGAAACTCGAAACTTGATACTGGTGCTCCGCAATAACATCACTTACCTTTTGGTACTTCGGTGCATATAAATCAAGAATTGCAATGAAAGAAATCCACGAATTGGATGTGTATCAGTTGGCTGAGAAATTAGCGGATAAGGTATGGTACAATTTCGATGAATGGCCAGTGAAAGCTCAAAATACCATTGGATATCAGATTATTCGATCTGCCGATAGTATAAGTGCCAATATATCCGAAGGATATGGGCGATATACACCAAAAGAGAGAAAGTTGTTTTATAGGTACGCAAGAAGTTCTTTTGAAGAAACAAAATGTTGGTTGCGGAAACTAATCCGTAGAGACTTGATCACTGAAGAAGATGCAGTATATTTCAGAGATATTATTGACGAATTAGGCCCGAAACTGAATGCGTTCATTAATTCAACTCGATAATTCACCAATTTCGAGTTTCCAGTTTCAAGTCACCAATTCCGGAGGGAATCCATGAAAGTACTGGTAGTCGATGATGAAAAAAACATCCGTATCTCCCTGGGGAGCATCCTGGAGGATGAGGGATACGAAGTCCTCACTGCCGAAACCGGCGAAGAGGGACTGGAAGCCATTGAAAAGTCCGCCATTGATCTGGTGCTGTTGGACGTGAAGCTGCCCGGTATGGACGGAGTGGAAGTCCTGGAGCAGATCCTGGAGCGGGACGAAGATATGGATGTTATCATGATTTCCGGTCACAGCGATATCAGTATCGCCGTTAAAGCTATCAAGATAGGCGCGTACGATTTTATGGAGAAGCCGCTCTCCCTCCCAAAGATTGTGGTGGCGGCCCGGAATATCGCCGAAAAACAGCGGCTGTATCAACGGTTTCGCCAGGAAAAGGAAGAACTGGACGATCAGTACCGTATTGTTGGTGAATCCCCGCAGATCGAAAAAGTTCGGGAACTCATTGACAAGGTGGCGAAGCAGGAATCCAAGGTGCTGATTCGCGGCGAAAGCGGCACCGGGAAAGAACTGGTGGCCTACGCCATCCATGCCAACAGTGCCCGGAAGCACGGGCCGTTCGGCAAGTTTAACTGTGCAGCCATTCCAAACGAACTGGTTGAAAGCGAACTATTCGGACACGAAAAAGGCGCCTTTACCGGAGCGGATAAGCGGAAACTCGGTAAACTCGAGCTGGCCGATGGAGGCACTCTGTTTTTGGATGAAATCGGCGACATGAATCTGGATGCCCAGGCCAAGGTGCTCCGGGTGATCCAGGAGGGCAAATTCGAGCGGGTCGGCGGCAACGAAACTATCGATATCGATGTCCGGATTCTGGCGGCGACGAACAAAGATCTGGAAAAGATGATCGAGAACGGAACCTTCCGGGAAGATCTGTTTTATCGATTAAATGTTATCCCCATCGAAATACCGCCACTCCGGGATCGGGAAGGCGATATAGACATCCTGCTGGATTACTACCTTGGCTACTTCGCCAACGATCTCAAAACCGAGCCGAAGCAAATTTCCGAAGAGGCCCGGAAGCTGCTTCGGAAGTACGAATTCCCCGGTAACATACGTGAGTTACGAAATCTGGTGGAGCGGATGTACATCCTGACCAGCGGTGAAACTATCGAGGCGAGCGATGTACGCCCGAGTTTAACCCAAGATGGCAAGGTTGCAGACGGATCGTATTCCTTTCTGGAGACCAAAGATTTTTCGGAGGTCAGAAAAGAATTTGAGGTTTTTTATCTGGAAAAGCAGCTGGATAAGTTCGACTGGAACATCAGCGAGGTGGCCGACCATCTTGGGATGGCTCAGCCAAACCTCTCACGGAAAATCAAGCAGCTGGGGATTGAAAAAGAGTAAAAATCAGTGTAATAGTGTTCAGGTGTTCAGGTTAAAAATCGTGTTATTGTGTTCCTGTGTTAACGTGTTATAGTTTCGGGTTTTATTAATCTTAATCATAATCGCTTTTATGAGTTGTTTGTTGAGTATTGTTTTTCCAGTCTCCCGTCTCCGGCCTCCGGTTTCCGGTCAGTTTCCCCCTATGCCCGTTTCCCTATTCCTTTCCCCCCCCTTCTTGCCGTTCCCGGCTCATCGCCCGCTCCCGGTCAGTGGCTTCCAGTGCTTCCGGTTCGCACTTTTTCTTCTTTGGCGAAAACAGGTACGCTAACCCGAAAATGACACTATTAGTTACTACTATTGTTGCGCCAGAGGGCAAATCGAAATAGTACGAAAGTAGCATCCCCAGGGTGGTAGAGAGTATCCCAAAGACAATAGCCCAGATCATCATAATGCCAATACGGTGTGTCAGTTGATACGCCGCGGCCGCCGGAATGACGATAAGCGCAAACACCAGGATAACGCCCACCGCTTTCAGTGAAACCACAACCGTTAGTGACGTCATAAGCAGGAAACCGGAGAAAATAGGGGTGACCGGAATTCCGCTGGCCCGGGCCAGCACTTCATCGAATGTGATGAAGTGCAGCTCTTTGAACAGGCCGCCGATATAGGCGAAGGTGACGACTGCAACGGCAATTATTGCATAGATATCGGTGGCGGTGATGCTCAGGATATTGCCGAAAAGATACCCCATTACCTCGGCGTTATACGACTCCATCAGTCCAATGAAGATGATGGCCAGCGCCATGGTCAGCGAGAAGAACATCCCGATGGCGGCGTCGTATTTGAGTTCACCGTATCGCTCGATGAGGTCAATAAGTCCCGTGGAGATAATGCTGAAGAGAAATGCCATTAGTAGTGGATTGGTACCAGTCAGAAAACCGAATGTTACGCCGGCAAATGCGGCATGCGCGATACCGGCACCGATGAAGGACAATCCCCGGAGCACCAAAAAGACACCAACCGTGGATGCCAGAGATCCCACGAGGATCGCCGCGATGAAGGATCGGAGTAGAAAGTCGTACTGGAGAAAATCAAACATGGCTGTCGCTCACAATTACGCACGGTGAGCCGTCTTCAAGACAAATAACCCGTACTGCCTGCCCGTATACTTTTGAGAGAATATCTTCCCGGATGATCTCATCGCTGGGACCGAATGCGTGGAGGGTCTTATTCAAATACATCACCCGATCGACCCGGCCGACGAGATGATTGACGTCGTGGGTAATGAATAGGACTGTCAAGTCGAGCTGCTGATGGAGTCTGGTGATGAGTTCGATGAGCCGGATCTGGGTGCCGGGATCGATAGCGGAGGTTGGCTCGTCCAGCAGCAGAAGCTTGGGATTGCTTACCAGTGCCCGGGCCAGAAACACCCGCTGTTGCTGTCCGCCGGACAGGTGGCCGATGGGTTCGTGGATAGCATCCCGCATTTCCACCATTTCCAGGACTTCCCTGACGCGCTTGTCATCTTCCCTGGTCGGTCTACGAAATAATCCCAGTTTACTGTATATTCCCATCATCACGATATCTTCCACCAGTCCGGGCACGGTGGGATCGAGGCTATCCCGCTGTGGCAGATATCCAATGGATCCCCGGATCTCTTTCAGCGAAGAGGTAACTTTGGAGCCATCGACGATGATTTCGCCGTTGAACAGGGACTGTAACCCAAGGATGCCGAGGAAAAGGGTGGTTTTGCCGGAACCGTTGGGCCCGATGATACCAATGAATTCACCGGGATGCACTTCGGCAGTGATGTTCTTTAGCGCGAGGCGGTCGCCATACGCAATGGAAACATTCTGGAACCGAATGAGCGGATCACGCATTATTCGGATAACTCGCCGTGGGAAAGTTGATCGGCGTTGTACCAGATCAGATCAATATAGGTGTCGACATACGGTGTACCGTTAATTAGCGGACTCATCTCAACTATGTCCACGCCGGATTCGGCGCTCAGTGTTTTGGGAAGCCGATCGCTGAATTGCGGCAACCGGATGATGGCAAAGATTTCTCCGGTATCCAGTTGATCGGATAGTTTCGTCATGGCTCTGGCGGACGGTTCTGTCCCCGGATGATCCACAATATGGGCGGCAGGTGTGATATCGAAGGCACTGAAGAAATAATCGAGTCCGGGAGTCTGGACTATCACCTGCTCCCCTGCCAATGGTGCCAGTTTGTAACCGACATCCTGGTAGAGTATATCCAGCTCCCCTATAAATTGTTCGGCACGTGCCCGGAACTGTTGAGCGGAATCCGGCAAAACTTTCTGAAGTTCTGGCAGAATGACCTGAACGATGGATTTTGTGATCCGCGGATCCATCCAGATGTGCGGGTTATCACCGTGGATGAGCAGGGAGTCGCCGGCCAAGCTGTCCGCAACCGTGATAAGCGGAGTCGATTTTCGCTTGAGTCCGGATTTCACCTGGTCCGCCCACCCCTCTAGTCCCATGCCGTTAAAGACGATGAGGTCGGCATCCTGGATCAATTTTGCTTTGCTGCCGGAGAGATCGAGTGTGTGTGGATTTTCCATGCCGGAAACCAGGCTTTTCACCTGGCAGGCCTCACCGACGATGTTTTGGACAAGGTCCTGATAGACGGAGATGCTGGTAACGATTACCGGAGATTCATCCGGTTCCTTCTTTTGGCATCCCAGGAGAAGCAAGCCCATCAGGGCGAATATGAGCAGGAATTTTTTCATTGGAAAAAGGTACTGAGTTTTTTCGCAGAGCGCAAAGTATTTGAACGTTTCACGTTTACGAGGACTTGTAACTTTTCTCTGCCGCAGTTAGATTCATCCTCGTTGTTGGAAATAATTTTGATGAGGAGGAAAGCCAGTGGAAACCGGTACCGTGAAGTGGTTTAACGAATCCAAAGGATTCGGATTCATCCAGCGCGAGGGCAAAGAGGATGTATTCGTGCATTTTTCCGCTATCCATTCCGAAGGGTATAAAACCCTGAACGAAGGGCAGCAGGTGGAGTTTGAGGTGGTGAAAAGCCAAAAAGGCGTGCAGGCCTCCAACGTACAGATTATCGAAGAATAGTTCATTTCTCTGCGGCAATTTACCAAAGACGATTTATGACCTCACTGAAGGAACAACTCCGACAGGAATTCAATGACTGGGCCGATGCCGGTCGAGGCGACGGCATGCGTGATGGTCACTGGGATATGACGATCCAGACCATCGATAAAATGAAACTCACCGGACACGAGACCGTGCTGGATTTGGGCTGCGGCAACGGCTGGACGGTCCGGGAGCTGGCGAAGCGGCTACCGGGCGGCAAAGCAATCGGAATCGATATCTCCGATAAAATGATCGCCGAAGCCCGGGAGAAATCCATCGAGTTCGACAATACTGAATTTTATGTCTCCAGCGCAGATGCCCTTCCGCTGGTAGATGAGTCGTTTCAGCACGTTCTCAGCGTCGAATCGTTTTATTATTATCCCGATTTGGAACCGGTGTTGGCGGAACTTTTGCGGGTACTCCGTCCCGATGGCAGGTTCTGGTGTGTAGTCGATCTCTATAAGGAAAATCCATACAGCATGACCTGGCCGGAGAAGTTGAACGTTCCCGTCCATGCGCTGGGCGAATCCGATTACCGCAATATCTTTGAGGGATACGGTTTTCGCATTGCGGCACAGGAAAAGGTTGTGGACCGGCGTCCGGTGGACGAAGATCGCTTCAAGCCGGGTTGGGGGACGCCCACCTTTGAGGATTATAAGGAATACAAAGCGTTAGGAAGCCTATTGACCGTGGCAAAAAAGCCTGAGTGATCGTAGGCTGGATTACAATAGTGTCTCTATAGAATTGCGTATTATTTCTTCAGCAATTATATTGGTTTTTCATTTCCAGGCTCCATATTGGTGCAAGACGATTGCTTCAAAGCGAGCGTTCAAATAAGCCAAACACAAGGAGATAAACCATGAGAAAATATATACCTGCATTCGTGATCGCCATCGCAGTGGGGCTGATCAGTCTCGGCACGGTGGCACAGGGCGGCGAAAAGACATCCGAGGTTTCCATCGAGGGAATGATATGTGAGGCATGTGTCAATAAGGTGGAAAGCGCCGTAAAAAAGGTCGATGGCGTAAAAGCCGTCAACGTCGACCTGAAGACGAACTCCGCCCAGGTAACTTTTGCTTCCACCGC
Proteins encoded in this window:
- a CDS encoding metal ABC transporter permease, translating into MFDFLQYDFLLRSFIAAILVGSLASTVGVFLVLRGLSFIGAGIAHAAFAGVTFGFLTGTNPLLMAFLFSIISTGLIDLIERYGELKYDAAIGMFFSLTMALAIIFIGLMESYNAEVMGYLFGNILSITATDIYAIIAVAVVTFAYIGGLFKELHFITFDEVLARASGIPVTPIFSGFLLMTSLTVVVSLKAVGVILVFALIVIPAAAAYQLTHRIGIMMIWAIVFGILSTTLGMLLSYYFDLPSGATIVVTNSVIFGLAYLFSPKKKKCEPEALEATDRERAMSRERQEGGGKE
- a CDS encoding metal ABC transporter substrate-binding protein, encoding MKKFLLIFALMGLLLLGCQKKEPDESPVIVTSISVYQDLVQNIVGEACQVKSLVSGMENPHTLDLSGSKAKLIQDADLIVFNGMGLEGWADQVKSGLKRKSTPLITVADSLAGDSLLIHGDNPHIWMDPRITKSIVQVILPELQKVLPDSAQQFRARAEQFIGELDILYQDVGYKLAPLAGEQVIVQTPGLDYFFSAFDITPAAHIVDHPGTEPSARAMTKLSDQLDTGEIFAIIRLPQFSDRLPKTLSAESGVDIVEMSPLINGTPYVDTYIDLIWYNADQLSHGELSE
- a CDS encoding class I SAM-dependent methyltransferase; amino-acid sequence: MTSLKEQLRQEFNDWADAGRGDGMRDGHWDMTIQTIDKMKLTGHETVLDLGCGNGWTVRELAKRLPGGKAIGIDISDKMIAEAREKSIEFDNTEFYVSSADALPLVDESFQHVLSVESFYYYPDLEPVLAELLRVLRPDGRFWCVVDLYKENPYSMTWPEKLNVPVHALGESDYRNIFEGYGFRIAAQEKVVDRRPVDEDRFKPGWGTPTFEDYKEYKALGSLLTVAKKPE
- a CDS encoding sigma-54 dependent transcriptional regulator; this encodes MKVLVVDDEKNIRISLGSILEDEGYEVLTAETGEEGLEAIEKSAIDLVLLDVKLPGMDGVEVLEQILERDEDMDVIMISGHSDISIAVKAIKIGAYDFMEKPLSLPKIVVAARNIAEKQRLYQRFRQEKEELDDQYRIVGESPQIEKVRELIDKVAKQESKVLIRGESGTGKELVAYAIHANSARKHGPFGKFNCAAIPNELVESELFGHEKGAFTGADKRKLGKLELADGGTLFLDEIGDMNLDAQAKVLRVIQEGKFERVGGNETIDIDVRILAATNKDLEKMIENGTFREDLFYRLNVIPIEIPPLRDREGDIDILLDYYLGYFANDLKTEPKQISEEARKLLRKYEFPGNIRELRNLVERMYILTSGETIEASDVRPSLTQDGKVADGSYSFLETKDFSEVRKEFEVFYLEKQLDKFDWNISEVADHLGMAQPNLSRKIKQLGIEKE
- a CDS encoding PDZ domain-containing protein, with translation MKTINGRTKKGQRLLRATVMVFCLIFVAAMNPLAGQTIIVKSSSGDFANQQSDIKRKVIGSDSSTIRIGIESSSDERPLFGVFLDDLDFEQAYKMHYDYTYGVLVDGVVSSGAAEQAGLMENDIIMEFDGKKVQHEDHLVRMIRSKRVGDPVEVKYFRDGHVKTTSAILQGKESKEQPKPQKSEFWTRDAGNGGLTFYASWYEPDHEPISQLLSDMGFSDVRSDPPVGGGDLGLLMRGFHVQFEGDNNWLWGFDFNDYESNRRAATNANRRLDYEFGYWGFTMDKRIPIIHHLILSGGFTAGFASYDLKMYEMQENYRWGDLNQQMANSVNNYMHLQKKYLMGQPRASAIVRFTDWLGVRGTVGYMLGYSYHTRWNAHVVDDNIEVENSPETSINGLTYSVGLWFDFF
- a CDS encoding metal ABC transporter ATP-binding protein codes for the protein MRDPLIRFQNVSIAYGDRLALKNITAEVHPGEFIGIIGPNGSGKTTLFLGILGLQSLFNGEIIVDGSKVTSSLKEIRGSIGYLPQRDSLDPTVPGLVEDIVMMGIYSKLGLFRRPTREDDKRVREVLEMVEMRDAIHEPIGHLSGGQQQRVFLARALVSNPKLLLLDEPTSAIDPGTQIRLIELITRLHQQLDLTVLFITHDVNHLVGRVDRVMYLNKTLHAFGPSDEIIREDILSKVYGQAVRVICLEDGSPCVIVSDSHV
- a CDS encoding DUF4390 domain-containing protein gives rise to the protein MARRKPEELIAAMFETLAQKVATTAITIGSLFFTSIAGTNAIFNNPEVDVKGSKITVTTELRDCYTEELDRLFQSGQPVRFYFRVSIRENQNDKVLIVKDFYHQIKYSLVDGYYQIYFSETDETINTVTLEEAHQEMASIDNYEVVDAEFLDGNKRYYFHMTAYMKNIRLPGMQEEINLMSYWKGVEPTIKSNPFDKSVLAL
- a CDS encoding heavy-metal-associated domain-containing protein — its product is MRKYIPAFVIAIAVGLISLGTVAQGGEKTSEVSIEGMICEACVNKVESAVKKVDGVKAVNVDLKTNSAQVTFASTANMASVEQAVADAGYTVKTAEAQKTMKSSEGATCGASKASAKEASTKSADANAGATCSDKSKASAKETGKEI
- a CDS encoding four helix bundle protein — translated: MKEIHELDVYQLAEKLADKVWYNFDEWPVKAQNTIGYQIIRSADSISANISEGYGRYTPKERKLFYRYARSSFEETKCWLRKLIRRDLITEEDAVYFRDIIDELGPKLNAFINSTR
- a CDS encoding PDZ domain-containing protein is translated as MKRVMNQSRRSLSLVGTFGVLSLAVILLAPIPQVGEAASSGTPDEQNKRQQYRIQIFSEIFDDPILANLYARATGLPGYAVAVTVDSTGDTVDVEVDLERELQRMREELRRAQEELERLDPDVRKQMDIDLNQMEQNMEQALQSLEDPEFMQKMDSLSNIDVRITRRDSRPFLGISVADLDFKDAYERHYDYNYGVLVTGVVDGTPADEAGLRKGDIIMEFNGGKVRYRGVLKNMIDSKNIGDKIRVKYFRDEEIITTTLTLEPRAPRIPDLPHSEEAEGDDESMDKEDWGEVDWDEDWESDWDGFQEGFLSKGYGGGGWIPVYSMVDLGDINGVIGDLGFTQLPESGILMHGGGGQGPIGKGWFIGGMGAGYSFDRRNNTTHRRMKFSTSYGGVTLDKRYRPTDNFVIAPGLVLGGAGVELEVAQTQGDVIWDSLGTNLTGSGNSYLHMKKNYLLVNPRVTFMYRFLPWLALRTEVGYALGMSFKSGWEAQMGGDTYEIEGSPNSNFYHGPMISIGPWFGF
- a CDS encoding cold-shock protein, whose protein sequence is METGTVKWFNESKGFGFIQREGKEDVFVHFSAIHSEGYKTLNEGQQVEFEVVKSQKGVQASNVQIIEE
- a CDS encoding HAMP domain-containing protein; translated protein: MQIILLVTVLLTASVLVFRSYFLDSFRTYQSQIEYLELESKVNTIYQEYKDNLSQEEAEAFKNEVENLLIDVRQIELAGDFFEREIQVYSIFIFVFLILTVLIIFLISFGLITRPLARLQDATRELAAGNLDIQVKESPFSPINDLIVSFNAMTDELVENRNKLLEAEKEMMWREMAQVMAHEIKNPLTPIRLQTQRLENKYLMGSEDLDKVFSEVMNIVNEEVDNLQSLVNQFRDFARMPSANFEEYSLKDQLREIVMPYENEVEIECDVQEDLPLFYGDKMQMKQVFVNLVQNAIQSMDGQADGYLTIHAEYADPNFLITVEDNGSGITDEDMENIFKPYFTKKKKGTGLGLAIVKRIVQSHEGTIEVDSEPGEGTRFTIEIGLSPESRKKYGNIET